In a genomic window of Gambusia affinis linkage group LG04, SWU_Gaff_1.0, whole genome shotgun sequence:
- the ten1 gene encoding CST complex subunit TEN1 produces MSMLPPTAVFRLPWEVNSVKEGESVRTFGRLVCYQPDESRATLTAQHASKEHRVFVQTQFVEPFNPIIGAQYLVLGETEMYEGVGVMVRARVLNCVDGVNTALLQKAIAEQRSFFAERECKQGEVTQPQDVT; encoded by the exons ATGTCGATGCTTCCTCCAACCGCAGTGTTTCGTCTTCCTTGGGAAGTAAACTCAGTGAAAGAAGGAGAATCAGTGCGGACATTTGGCAG ACTTGTTTGCTATCAACCAGATGAATCCAGAGCCACCCTGACAGCCCAGCATGCTTCCAAAGAACACCGTGTGTTTGTCCAAACACAGTTTGTTGAGCCATTTAACCCAATTATTGGAGCCCAGTACCTGGTTCTGGGTGAGACAGAAATGTATGAAG GTGTTGGTGTGATGGTTCGCGCCCGTGTGCTGAACTGTGTTGACGGCGTAAACACTGCACTTCTGCAGAAGGCTATCGCTGAGCAGAGGAGCTTCTTCGCCGAGAGGGAGTGCAAACAGGGGGAGGTCACACAACCACAAGATGTAACTTGA